A region from the Thermanaeromonas toyohensis ToBE genome encodes:
- a CDS encoding YifB family Mg chelatase-like AAA ATPase, with protein sequence MLAIVHSVVLIGLEGQQVRVEVDISNGLPVFTIVGLPDVSVKEARERVRAAIKNSGFEFPLRRITVNLAPADVKKEGPIYDLPIAIGVLAASGQLEGGYLPKDLFLVGELSLEGSLRPVPGVLPMALALQELYPGSTLVVPEGNAQAAALAKGIHVLAANNLSQVLAFLKGQEELPRVLPEEELNFSEPWGSVDLADIRGQDQAKRALEIAAAGGHNILLIGPPGTGKTMLARSLPGLLPSLTYEEALEITKIYSAAGLLPAGQGLIRERPFRSPHHTASLVSIVGGGRAPRPGEVSLASYGVLFLDEIPEFRREVLEALRQPLEDRVITVARATAAVTYPANFLLVGSMNPCPCGFLGDPVRMCQCTPYQVAQYRKRLSGPLLDRIDLVVEVPRLEYRNIERAELGETSSQVRIRVERARKKQRERLAEDRLQCNAEMQGPQVKKYCQLSSSARVLLQNAFTRLALSLRAHDRVLKVARTIADLEGVKNIEEHHLAEALQYRSTL encoded by the coding sequence GTGTTAGCCATTGTTCATTCCGTGGTTCTTATAGGCTTGGAGGGTCAACAAGTAAGGGTAGAAGTCGATATAAGCAATGGTTTACCAGTATTTACTATTGTGGGGCTACCTGATGTTTCTGTAAAGGAGGCCAGGGAAAGGGTTAGAGCAGCTATTAAAAACAGCGGTTTTGAATTTCCCCTTCGACGTATAACTGTAAATTTAGCACCGGCGGATGTAAAAAAAGAGGGGCCCATTTATGACTTGCCCATAGCTATAGGAGTTCTAGCGGCTTCGGGGCAACTGGAAGGGGGTTACCTACCTAAGGACCTTTTTTTGGTAGGTGAGCTTTCTTTAGAAGGGAGCTTACGACCTGTACCAGGTGTTTTACCCATGGCCCTAGCCTTGCAGGAGTTGTACCCAGGCTCCACCCTGGTGGTACCAGAGGGTAATGCTCAAGCCGCAGCATTGGCTAAAGGTATCCATGTCTTAGCTGCTAATAATCTTTCTCAAGTACTAGCTTTCCTTAAAGGGCAAGAAGAGCTACCTCGGGTATTACCGGAAGAGGAGCTTAATTTTTCGGAGCCTTGGGGGTCGGTAGATCTAGCAGATATCAGAGGGCAAGACCAGGCTAAGCGGGCTTTGGAGATTGCAGCTGCAGGAGGGCATAATATTCTTCTCATTGGTCCTCCAGGAACGGGTAAGACAATGCTAGCCCGCAGTTTACCAGGTTTATTGCCCTCGCTCACTTATGAAGAAGCCTTGGAGATCACGAAAATCTATAGCGCTGCCGGATTGTTACCAGCTGGCCAGGGTTTGATAAGGGAGCGCCCTTTCCGTTCGCCGCACCATACTGCTTCTTTAGTCAGTATCGTCGGAGGCGGTCGGGCGCCACGGCCAGGGGAGGTTAGCCTGGCTAGTTACGGGGTTCTTTTCCTGGATGAAATACCAGAGTTCCGCCGGGAAGTACTGGAGGCTTTGCGTCAACCTTTAGAGGATCGTGTTATTACGGTAGCCCGCGCTACAGCGGCCGTTACTTACCCGGCTAATTTTTTGCTAGTGGGAAGTATGAATCCTTGCCCGTGTGGGTTTTTGGGAGATCCTGTAAGGATGTGCCAGTGTACTCCTTACCAGGTGGCCCAATACCGTAAGCGCTTATCGGGGCCTTTGCTGGATAGGATAGATTTGGTAGTAGAAGTCCCTCGCCTGGAGTACCGTAATATAGAAAGGGCTGAACTCGGGGAGACTTCCAGCCAGGTGCGTATAAGGGTAGAAAGGGCGCGGAAGAAGCAGAGGGAAAGGTTGGCTGAAGATAGACTACAGTGTAACGCGGAGATGCAGGGTCCGCAGGTAAAAAAATATTGCCAGCTTTCTTCCTCTGCCCGGGTACTGTTGCAAAATGCTTTTACTAGGCTGGCCCTTTCTTTACGAGCCCATGACCGGGTGCTAAAAGTGGCCCGTACTATAGCTGATCTAGAGGGGGTTAAGAATATTGAAGAACACCATCTAGCGGAAGCCTTACAATATCGTTCGACTCTGTAG
- the murJ gene encoding murein biosynthesis integral membrane protein MurJ, with protein MGEKRELGLASWALIITSASLLSRILGFMRNMVISTLFGQNRWTDMLNASFVLPDTLYLILVGGGISSAFVPVLSGYLAEKKEREAGEVVSIAFNLVLVVVGLAVTLSIFFSPFLVRLIAPGFNSQEISYTAYLTRVVLMAILFHSLNGVLMGTEYAYQSFLGTTIGPLVYNAAIIIFGTALASRLGIAAFAWSTLLGAFLNFLVQVWGVWRLRIPYLWSWNFRHPAIRRIGELMLPVTIGLSIAQINLFLNQTFIASFLPPGSINALTLASRVVLVPMLFAPSLGITLLPTLTRLAVNKEREAFERYLVMSLSAILFIALPATAGFIVLGEQVIRVLFEHGRFTRQDTLATANALVYYSLGIAAYGAYEMLSRAFYALQDTRTPLKVGLLTLGVGTSFNFLLGPLWGVKGLALAYSLAGWFNVALLFYLLKRRGIISGSPKVLGSTLVKSLIGAIFMGGCLKILTGRVTLFLTGSGIWTEGLKLLLLITGGAVLYITIAWLLRMEELGFVTQALKGPFRRRRAGLSEDLGKVG; from the coding sequence ATGGGAGAGAAAAGGGAATTGGGCCTGGCTAGCTGGGCCCTTATAATAACTAGTGCATCTTTATTGTCCCGCATCCTGGGCTTTATGCGCAATATGGTTATTTCCACCCTATTTGGCCAGAACCGATGGACAGACATGCTTAACGCTTCCTTTGTGTTACCCGATACCTTATACCTTATACTAGTGGGCGGAGGTATAAGTTCGGCTTTTGTTCCGGTTCTTTCGGGTTATCTAGCCGAAAAGAAAGAAAGGGAAGCTGGGGAAGTGGTTAGCATTGCCTTTAATTTAGTTTTGGTTGTGGTAGGTTTGGCAGTAACCTTAAGCATCTTTTTTTCTCCCTTTCTTGTGCGTTTAATCGCTCCTGGGTTTAATTCCCAGGAGATTAGTTATACAGCTTACCTGACCCGGGTGGTACTGATGGCTATTTTGTTCCATTCCCTAAACGGAGTTCTTATGGGGACGGAATATGCTTATCAATCTTTCCTTGGTACCACTATTGGACCCTTAGTGTATAATGCGGCCATTATAATTTTTGGTACTGCTTTGGCTAGCCGCTTAGGGATCGCTGCTTTTGCTTGGTCTACTTTGTTAGGTGCCTTTCTTAATTTTCTAGTGCAAGTTTGGGGTGTATGGCGCCTTCGGATTCCTTACTTGTGGTCTTGGAACTTCCGGCATCCTGCCATCAGGCGGATAGGAGAACTTATGTTACCTGTAACCATCGGGTTATCCATCGCTCAGATAAATCTTTTTTTAAACCAAACTTTTATCGCTTCTTTCTTACCTCCGGGATCCATCAATGCCTTAACCCTAGCTAGCCGGGTGGTGTTAGTTCCCATGCTTTTTGCCCCTTCTTTAGGGATCACTTTACTTCCGACTTTAACCAGGTTGGCTGTAAATAAGGAGCGGGAAGCCTTCGAACGGTACCTGGTTATGTCCTTAAGTGCCATTCTTTTTATAGCCCTTCCGGCTACTGCAGGATTTATAGTACTGGGAGAACAGGTTATCAGGGTATTGTTTGAGCACGGCCGCTTTACAAGGCAAGATACTTTAGCTACCGCCAACGCTTTAGTGTATTATTCCTTAGGTATTGCGGCTTACGGCGCCTACGAAATGTTAAGCCGGGCTTTTTATGCCTTACAGGATACTAGAACGCCTCTAAAGGTAGGGCTTCTAACTTTGGGGGTGGGCACTTCTTTTAATTTCCTATTAGGTCCCCTTTGGGGAGTTAAAGGATTGGCGCTAGCTTACTCCTTGGCTGGATGGTTTAATGTTGCCTTACTCTTTTATCTTCTTAAACGCCGAGGTATAATTTCTGGTAGTCCCAAGGTATTGGGCTCCACTTTAGTTAAGAGCTTGATAGGAGCTATCTTTATGGGTGGGTGCTTAAAAATATTGACAGGTAGGGTTACCCTTTTTCTTACAGGCTCTGGGATTTGGACTGAGGGCCTTAAGCTTTTGTTATTAATTACTGGTGGGGCAGTCCTATATATTACTATAGCTTGGCTTTTGCGAATGGAGGAGCTAGGGTTTGTAACTCAAGCCCTTAAGGGTCCTTTCCGGCGTCGCCGAGCTGGACTATCAGAGGATCTAGGGAAAGTGGGGTAG
- a CDS encoding Mur ligase family protein: MLAKGLNWLAYLVATFRFKLAISLGRLAGLFSRLLGREGTSLPGWIALRLYPNLLRDLARILDKVIIITGTNGKTTTANLVAYILKERAGLNVVHNKQGANMPAGVAAALMASVSQLSNTSKERIAVLEVDEGSLGYILTQVPANLIVITNLLRDQLDRYHELEQILKYIQQTLENMPQAQLLLNADDPLVASLGRYREDVYYFGMDRTSYIRFTSGDVQEGHICPECHGLLDFAYYHYSHLGQYYCPRCGWERPLPHFRVKDLCKTRTGYTFTLVYPGGEVELFTPLLGLYNCYNILAALSAGWMLGIDPREVIELVAIFQPGQGRTEAFRLRDKKVTLVLVKNPTGLSEALRAVAEIRAEAYVLAINDLAADGRDVSWLWDVDWEPLVRGSSKRIICSGLRAWDMAVCLKYQGINLNLIKVVPNQAESLEEALQEETSEILILCTYTNLAVYRRLLLRMGAQSEVKDLSSLPRTA, from the coding sequence TTGCTGGCTAAGGGATTAAATTGGTTAGCCTACCTGGTGGCCACGTTCAGGTTTAAATTGGCTATTTCTCTTGGCCGCTTGGCGGGCCTGTTTTCTCGCTTATTAGGCCGGGAAGGTACTTCTTTGCCTGGGTGGATAGCTTTGCGATTATATCCTAATCTTTTAAGGGATCTAGCTCGAATCTTAGATAAGGTAATAATCATAACCGGTACCAATGGCAAAACCACTACGGCTAATCTTGTGGCTTATATTTTGAAAGAAAGAGCAGGCTTAAATGTAGTGCATAATAAGCAAGGTGCTAATATGCCGGCCGGCGTGGCTGCAGCTCTTATGGCTTCGGTTTCCCAACTTTCCAATACCTCAAAGGAAAGAATAGCTGTGTTAGAGGTAGACGAGGGTAGCTTGGGCTATATTTTAACGCAGGTTCCAGCTAACTTAATAGTGATAACGAATCTTTTGCGCGATCAGCTAGACCGCTACCACGAACTAGAACAGATATTAAAGTATATCCAGCAAACCTTGGAGAACATGCCACAAGCCCAGCTATTGTTAAACGCCGACGATCCTTTGGTGGCCTCCCTGGGTCGCTACCGGGAAGATGTTTATTATTTTGGGATGGATCGCACCTCCTATATACGTTTTACCAGCGGAGATGTACAAGAGGGTCATATCTGCCCTGAATGCCATGGACTTTTGGATTTTGCTTATTATCATTATAGCCATTTGGGGCAATACTATTGCCCCCGTTGTGGGTGGGAACGACCTCTTCCCCATTTTAGGGTTAAGGATTTATGTAAAACACGTACCGGATATACTTTTACTTTGGTCTATCCTGGGGGAGAAGTTGAGCTTTTCACTCCCCTGCTTGGTCTTTATAACTGTTATAACATCCTCGCCGCCCTTAGTGCAGGTTGGATGTTAGGGATAGACCCCAGGGAAGTAATTGAGTTGGTGGCTATTTTTCAACCCGGGCAAGGGAGGACAGAGGCTTTCCGTTTAAGGGATAAGAAAGTTACCTTAGTCTTGGTCAAGAATCCCACAGGGTTAAGCGAAGCTTTGCGGGCAGTAGCTGAGATAAGAGCAGAGGCTTATGTTCTGGCTATTAATGATTTAGCTGCGGATGGCCGGGATGTATCATGGTTATGGGACGTGGATTGGGAACCCCTTGTTAGGGGTTCGAGTAAGCGCATAATCTGCTCCGGACTTAGGGCCTGGGATATGGCGGTATGTTTAAAGTATCAAGGCATTAACCTTAACCTAATTAAGGTAGTTCCTAATCAGGCTGAAAGCCTGGAAGAAGCCTTACAGGAGGAAACTAGCGAGATATTAATATTATGTACTTATACCAATTTGGCTGTATATCGGCGCCTTCTTCTCAGGATGGGGGCCCAAAGTGAAGTTAAGGATCTGTCATCTTTACCCCGAACTGCTTAA
- a CDS encoding type 1 glutamine amidotransferase, whose translation MKLRICHLYPELLNLYGDRGNLLVLRRRAEWRGIQVEISWVSLGDPLDPKNYDLFFLGGGPDQEQGIVAQDLIVKGPYLKEALARGAALLAICGGYQLLGRYYRTASGQVFSGVGLFPVYTIAGDKRLKGNIAIKVEDLSIPRPVVGFENHMGRTYLEASEEGHRPLGRVLFGYGNNGVDGTEGCLYGRAIGTYLHGPLLAKNPHLADYILSLALEGRYGQVELMPLPGDEMEWRAHEAFFHRFFKGKR comes from the coding sequence GTGAAGTTAAGGATCTGTCATCTTTACCCCGAACTGCTTAATCTATATGGTGACCGGGGAAACCTCCTGGTTCTTCGCCGTCGAGCTGAATGGCGCGGTATCCAGGTGGAGATAAGTTGGGTTTCTTTGGGGGATCCTTTAGACCCTAAAAACTATGACCTGTTTTTCCTGGGAGGAGGACCTGATCAGGAGCAGGGTATAGTAGCCCAAGACCTGATAGTTAAAGGACCTTACCTAAAAGAAGCTTTGGCCCGGGGAGCGGCTTTGCTGGCCATTTGCGGTGGATACCAGCTCCTGGGTCGTTACTACCGAACTGCCTCCGGTCAAGTATTCTCGGGAGTTGGGTTGTTCCCTGTCTATACCATAGCGGGGGATAAACGCTTAAAGGGTAACATAGCTATTAAGGTGGAAGATTTATCTATTCCACGCCCCGTGGTGGGTTTCGAAAACCATATGGGTCGGACTTATCTAGAAGCTTCAGAAGAAGGCCACCGCCCTTTAGGTAGGGTTCTCTTCGGGTACGGTAACAATGGAGTAGATGGAACCGAGGGCTGCCTTTATGGGCGGGCCATAGGAACTTATCTTCATGGGCCTTTACTGGCTAAAAATCCCCACTTGGCGGATTACATTTTAAGCTTGGCTTTAGAAGGCCGTTACGGCCAGGTAGAGTTGATGCCCCTTCCTGGTGATGAGATGGAATGGAGAGCCCATGAAGCTTTCTTTCACCGGTTTTTTAAAGGGAAAAGGTGA
- a CDS encoding iron-containing alcohol dehydrogenase family protein — translation MDFSFFLPTRFYFGEGCLKANFHPLEELGRRALIVTGRRSARESGALEDLLEVLEHLKIKWSIFERVPPNPTLEVLAEGVKVAQEERVDLVIGCGGGSPMDVAKGIAILATNKVKATELYRTPLPEAPLPVVAIPTTAGTGSEVTPHAVFTLPEEETKKGFSDVRLFPRVAWVDPRYTYSLPEEVTIDTALDALSHAVEGYLSRRASPLTDLLATEVIRLIGSCRNALEKREFTPHIRRSLLYASSLAGMVIAQTRTTILHTLGYSLTFFRGVPHGRANGLLMAAYLEFLAPVAPQKVAHILSLLGFSGIDELGVTLKNLLPSPERYTDEELKGYAALASKAQHSLKATLRSAREDELYEILRRSLL, via the coding sequence ATGGATTTCTCCTTTTTTCTTCCCACCCGGTTCTATTTTGGAGAGGGGTGCTTAAAGGCCAATTTTCACCCTTTAGAAGAATTAGGGAGGAGAGCCCTAATTGTTACTGGCCGCAGGAGCGCACGGGAGAGCGGGGCTTTGGAAGATCTCCTGGAGGTGTTGGAGCACCTTAAAATTAAATGGAGTATTTTTGAGCGTGTACCCCCTAATCCAACCCTAGAGGTGCTAGCTGAAGGGGTTAAGGTGGCCCAGGAGGAAAGAGTGGACCTAGTTATAGGGTGCGGTGGGGGTTCACCGATGGATGTAGCTAAGGGGATCGCCATCCTGGCTACTAACAAGGTGAAAGCTACTGAACTTTACCGGACCCCTTTACCAGAAGCTCCGCTACCTGTGGTAGCCATACCAACTACTGCGGGGACAGGTAGCGAAGTAACCCCTCATGCGGTTTTTACCTTGCCTGAAGAAGAGACCAAAAAAGGATTCAGCGATGTGCGGTTGTTTCCCCGGGTGGCCTGGGTCGACCCGCGGTATACCTATTCCCTGCCGGAAGAAGTTACCATTGATACGGCCCTGGACGCCCTTTCCCATGCAGTAGAAGGGTACCTTTCCCGCCGGGCCTCTCCTTTAACCGATCTCTTGGCTACCGAGGTTATACGCCTTATAGGTTCTTGCCGGAACGCCTTGGAAAAGCGGGAGTTTACCCCCCATATACGTCGAAGCCTGCTCTACGCCAGCAGCCTCGCCGGAATGGTTATAGCCCAGACCCGTACAACTATCTTACATACCTTAGGCTATTCTTTAACCTTTTTCCGAGGTGTTCCCCATGGGAGGGCTAACGGGTTACTAATGGCAGCTTACTTGGAGTTTTTGGCTCCGGTAGCCCCGCAGAAGGTAGCCCATATCTTGAGCTTATTGGGATTTTCGGGTATAGATGAGCTAGGGGTGACGCTTAAGAACCTTCTCCCATCACCAGAACGGTATACGGACGAAGAACTTAAAGGTTATGCGGCATTAGCTTCTAAAGCACAACATAGCCTTAAAGCTACCTTAAGATCCGCCCGAGAAGATGAGCTATATGAGATTTTACGGCGGAGCCTGCTTTAA
- the dprA gene encoding DNA-processing protein DprA, with the protein MNNKGFEYSYWIALQQVPGLGPQRLLKLVEHFGSAEAAWEAEEGELLNLPWMGKAAQELIAWRRNIDPARLGKEFSRLKVGILVFTDARYPPELKSIYNPPPVLYYLGDLTALEGLKVAVVGTRRPTPYGLKVAHVLAQGLAEAGIIVVSGLAIGIDAAAHRGALQGKGKTIAVLGSGVDVIYPRENARLYQEIAREGLILSELPPGTPPERYHFPARNRIISGLARGTVVVEAGEKSGALITADLALEQGRDVFAVPGPITSPQSKGTNNLLKQGAKIVTGVGDILEEYFPAEVQVPTLEVVAGKSGGFQLSPIEEKVLAAVVSSPLSLEEIVEATGLSTQEINVALTFLELQGLVLRLPGGLYLRSFPGD; encoded by the coding sequence TTGAATAATAAAGGATTTGAGTATAGCTATTGGATAGCTTTACAGCAGGTTCCAGGCTTAGGCCCCCAGCGGCTGCTTAAGCTAGTAGAACACTTTGGTAGCGCGGAGGCTGCCTGGGAGGCCGAAGAAGGAGAGCTTTTAAATCTCCCTTGGATGGGGAAAGCGGCACAAGAGCTGATAGCCTGGCGCAGGAACATAGACCCTGCCAGGCTAGGGAAGGAGTTTTCCCGTTTAAAGGTGGGGATTTTAGTTTTTACTGATGCACGTTATCCCCCAGAACTAAAGAGTATTTATAATCCCCCACCGGTGTTATATTATTTAGGCGATTTGACAGCTTTAGAAGGGCTAAAAGTAGCTGTGGTGGGTACTCGACGCCCCACACCTTACGGCCTTAAAGTGGCCCACGTCCTGGCCCAGGGCCTGGCTGAGGCAGGTATAATTGTGGTGAGCGGACTGGCGATAGGGATAGATGCTGCTGCCCACCGGGGAGCCCTTCAGGGGAAGGGGAAAACTATAGCTGTATTAGGTAGCGGGGTGGACGTAATCTACCCTCGGGAAAATGCCCGGCTCTACCAGGAAATAGCCCGGGAGGGGTTGATACTTTCTGAGCTTCCTCCTGGTACACCCCCTGAACGGTACCATTTTCCCGCTCGTAACCGTATCATAAGTGGCCTGGCCCGAGGAACCGTAGTGGTGGAGGCGGGCGAGAAAAGCGGCGCTTTAATAACAGCCGATTTGGCCCTGGAACAAGGACGTGATGTTTTTGCGGTGCCAGGGCCCATTACAAGCCCCCAGAGCAAGGGGACTAATAATTTACTTAAACAGGGGGCTAAGATAGTTACTGGGGTGGGGGATATCCTGGAGGAATACTTCCCGGCGGAGGTTCAGGTTCCCACCCTGGAAGTGGTAGCAGGAAAGTCGGGGGGATTCCAACTTTCTCCTATAGAGGAAAAGGTCCTGGCCGCGGTAGTGTCTTCACCGTTATCCTTAGAAGAGATTGTGGAAGCCACAGGGCTTTCCACTCAAGAAATAAACGTTGCGCTAACTTTTTTGGAGTTACAAGGCCTGGTCTTAAGGCTTCCAGGCGGGCTTTATCTACGCTCCTTCCCAGGGGATTAA